From the genome of Leptolyngbya sp. CCY15150:
TCGAGCCGGTCTTGGCGCAGGATGGCGAGGAGTTTGTGGCGCTATTGCGCCGCTGGCCTCGCGATGTCTCCCTTGAAGATCACCTCATGGAGTGGGCAATGAATCGTACTAAAGATCCCGATCAGCAGGCCTTTGATCAGGCTGTGATCAAGATGACTGTGTTGGCCGAACAAGAGCCGGATCTGCGAACGGCCTGGCTGATGACCAACGACCGAATAGAGCACGCTCTAGTCGAAATCTTCGCGGATCGGCTGCGGCGATCGCCTGACGATATCGAGGTGCGGATGCACGCCGCAGCGGCCACCGCAGTCGTGCGCGTTATCAGTGAAGACGTCAG
Proteins encoded in this window:
- a CDS encoding TetR/AcrR family transcriptional regulator; translated protein: EPVLAQDGEEFVALLRRWPRDVSLEDHLMEWAMNRTKDPDQQAFDQAVIKMTVLAEQEPDLRTAWLMTNDRIEHALVEIFADRLRRSPDDIEVRMHAAAATAVVRVISEDVSAALMEGADPTSLGNTLGQMARAVHIATGGAIGDPVDP